CAAGTACCGCGGCGAGCCGAGCACGCTCGTGGTGGGTGACGACAACCTCGTGCGGGAGTACGTATCGCTGAACCCCGGGACCACCGGGGGCGGCATGGAGACGCGTATCGGCAATGGCTGTCTCTTCATGGTGTCGTCGCACGTCGCGCACGACTGCCGGGTGGGAGACCACGTGATCCTCGCCAACGGGGCGGCGCTGGGCGGCCACGTCACCGTGGAGTCGTACGCGATCGTCAACGGGCTCGCCGGCGTGCATCAGTTCGTGCGGGTCGGCGAGTCGGCGTTCTGCGCGGCGGGCGCCATGGTGTCGCAGGACGTGCCGCCGTTCTGCACGGTCGCCGGCGATCGGGCGCGGCTGTACGGGCTGAACCTCCTCGGGCTGCGCCGGCGCGGCTTCGAGACCGACACGATCGTAGCGCTGAAGCGCGCCTACCGCCTGCTGTTCCTCGGCCGCAGCGCGCAGCGTGAGGCGCTCGAGCGCACCGAGGCCGAGCTCGGGCAGGTCCCGGAGGTGGCGCGGATGGTCGGCTTCGTGCGGGCTTCGGAGCGGGGGGTCTGTCGGGCGTGAGCGAGCGCATCGGCCTCATCGCCGGCAGCGGCCGGTTCCCTGTCCTGTTCGCCGAGACGGCGCGCCGCAACGGCGTGAAGGTCGTGGCCGTGGCCCACGGCGGCGAGACCGACGAGCGTCTCGCCGCGGTGGTCGACTCGATCACCTGGGTAGTGCCCGGCCAGCTGGAGGCGCTCATCGCGGCGTTGAAGGCGGGCGGCGTGCGACGGACCGTCATGGTCGGCGGCATCGCCAAGCCGAAGCTGTTCCGCGAGTTCCAGCCCGACGCGCGCGCGCTCGCCGCCATCATGCGCGTCGGCAAGCTGCGCGACGACCTCCTCCTGCGCGCGCTCGCGGAGGAGCTCGAGTCGGAGGGGATCGCGGTCGTCGAGTCCACGCTGTTCCTCCAGGAGATCGTGCCGCAGCCCGGCGTGCTGTCGCGGCGCGTGCCCACCGAGGAGGAGTGGCAGGACATCCGTTTCGGCTTCCGCGCCGCGAAGCTGATCGGCCAGTTCGACATCGGCCAGAGCGTCGTCGTGCGCGGCGGCGCCGTGGTCGCCGTCGAGGGCATCGAAGGCACGGATGCGACGATCCGCCGCGCCGGCCATCTCGTGAACGGCGACATCGTCGTGGTGAAGGCCTGCAAGCCCACCCAGGACCTGCGCTTCGATCTGCCGGCGATCGGCCCCGAGACGATCCGCACCATCGTCGAGATGCGCGGGCGCGTGCTCGCCGTCGAGGCCGGGCGGACGGTGGTGCTCGACCGCGCCGAGATGCTGGCGCTCGCCGATGCCGCCGAGCTCGCCGTCGTGGCGGTCGATCCGGCGAAGGAGGCGCCATGAGCGCGCGTCTCCGCGCGGCCGTGGTCGGGGTCGGGTACCTCGGCCGCTTCCACGCCCAGAAGTACCGCGCGAACCCGCAGGCCGAGCTCGTGGCCGTCGTCGACGCCGACCCGGAGCGCGCGGCGGTCGTCGCCGGCGAGCTCGGCGTCGGGGCGCTCGCCGACCACTGGCAGCTCGCCGGCCGGGTCGACTGCGCGAGCGTCTCGGTGCCGACGCCGCTCCACCACGACGTCGCACGCGATCTCATGGAGATGGGAATCGACGTGCTGGTGGAGAAGCCGCTCACCACCACCGTCGAGGCCGGCAAGGCGCTCGTCGAGCTGGCGGTCCGCGGGGGCCGCGTGCTCCAGGTCGGCCACCTCGAGCGCTTCAACCCGGCGATCCAGGCCATCGTCGGACGCGTCACGCAGCCGCGCTTCCTCGAGTGCCAGCGCCTGGCGCCGTTCAGCGAGCGCGGCACCGACGTCGACGTCGTGCTCGACCTGATGATCCACGACCTCGACCTGATCCTCTCGATGGTGCAGTCGCCGGTGCGCGCCGTCGACGCCATCGGCGTGCCGGTGCTGACGCCGTCGGTCGACATCGCGAACGCGCGCATCCGCTTCGCCAACGGCTGCATCGCCAACGTCACGGCCAGCCGCGTCTCGCTGAAACGCGAGCGCAAGCTACGCCTGTTCCAGGAGGACGCCTACCTGTCCGTCGACTTCGACGAGCGGCGCGTGCGCATGTGCCGGCGCGAGCCGATGCCCGACGGCCAGTTCTCGCTCAGCTTCGAGGACCTCGAGGTGGCCGAGGGGGACGCGCTACGCCTCGAGATCGACGCCTTCCTGCGCGCGGTGCGCGCCCGCGAGACCCCGCCCGTGTCGGGTTGGGACGGCCTGCGGGCGCTGGAGGTCGCCGAGGTGATCCGGGAGAGCGTGGAGATGGAGGTGCGCGCGGCCCAGGCAGCTGCTCCGGGATGACCGTGCCGGCCGACGCCACGACCGCGGTGCCGGCGGCGGCCCCGCGCCGGGTGATGCTCGTGGCCGGCGAGGCCTCGGGCGACGTCCACGGGGCCGACTTCCTGCGTGCGCTGCGCCGCCGTCTGCCCGACGTCGAGGTCTTCGGCGTCGGCGGCGAGGAGCTGCGGGCCGGGGGCATGCAGACGTTCGCCGACGCCGCCGAGGTGGCGACGGTCGGCGTGATCGAGGGCGCGCGCAGCCTCGGCACCCTGCTGCGGCTCTATCGTCAGCTCGTGCGCCGGCTGCGTGAGGAGCCGCCCGACCTCTGCGTGCTCATCGATTTCCCGGAGTTCAACCTCCGCCTCGCCGCGCGCGCGAAGGCCGCCGGCGTGCCGGTCCTCTACTACATCGGTCCGCAGGTGTGGGCCTGGCGGCGGGGGCGGGTGCGCAAGATCGCCCGGCGCGTCGACCGCCTCGCCGTGGTGTTCCCGTTCGAGCCCGACCTCTATGCGGGGCGGGGCGTCGGCGTCGAGTTCGTCGGCCATCCGCTGCTCGACCGGGTCGCGGTCACGCGCGGGCGCGACGCGACGCTCGCCGCGCACGGTCTCGATCCGCGCCGGCACACGGTGCTCCTCCTGCCCGGCAGCCGTGCGAAGGAGATCGAGTACATCCTGCCGCCGATGCTGGGCGCGGTGCGCAGCCTGGCGGCGGCGATGCCCGACCTCCAGTTCGCGCTGGCGCTCGCGCACACGGTGTCGCGCGCGCACCTCGAGGCGACGGTGGCGGCGTCGCACCTGCCCGTGCCGGTACCGGTGATTCCGGGCGACGCCCACAATCTCATCGCCGCGGCCGACGTCGCGCTCGTCGCGTCGGGTACCGCGACGCTCGAGTGCGCGCTCCTCGAGCGGCCGATGGTGATCGTCTATCGCCTGTCGCCGCTCACCTACGGGCTCGCGCGCATGCTGGTGCGGGGCGTGTCGCACGTCGGCATGCCGAACATCGTCGCGGGACGCGAGGTCGTTCCCGAGCTGCTCCAGGGCCGTGCCACCGGGGCGGCGATCGCGGCGGCGGCGCGCGCCATCCTCGACGATCCGGCGCGCCGGGAGCGTATGATCGCCGACCTGCGCGAGGTGCGCCGCCGGCTCGGCCGCGGCGGCGCCGCGGATCGGGCGGCGGCGATCGCCTGCGAGATGCTCGGGGTGGGGGCGGCGTGACGTCGTACCGGCGCCTGCTCGCCTACCTGCGCCCCTACATCTGGCCGCAGGGCGTGGTGGCCGTGCTCTTCATGCTGGCGTTCAGCGCCACCGAGGGCGCGGCGCCCTTCCTCGTGCGCTTCACCTTCGACAAGGTCTTCACCGAGCAGAACCCGGACAACCTGAAGATCGCCGTCGCCCTGGCGCTGCTGCTCGGCGTGGTGCGCGGCGTGGTCGGCTTCGTCGCCTCGTACCTGAACGACTGGATCGGGCAGCGCATCGTCACCGACCTCCGCAACCAGGTGACGACCCACCTCCAGACGCTCGACCTGGCGTTCTTCAACGGCCAGCGGGCGGGGCAGATCGTCTCGCGCGTCACCGCCGACGTGACGCTGGTGCGCAGCTCGGTCACCGACGCGGTCCGCTCGCTGTTCCAGGACTCGACGACGCTGATCGTCCTCATCGGGACCGCGATCTACCTCGACTGGTTCCTCGCGCTGCTCGCCATCCTGCTCTTCCCGATCGCCGCCGTGCCGATCATCACGTTCTCGCGCCAGCTGCGCCAGAACGCCCGCCGCCAGCAGGAGGCGACGGCCCGGCTCAACGCGATGCTGCACGAGAACATCCAGGGCAACCGGGTGGTGAAGCTGTTCGACCAGGCGGCGTACGAGGCGGCGCGCTTCCACGCCCAGGACGAGAAGATATTCCAGCTCTACATGCGCAGCAGCCGGCTGCGGTCGCTGCCGGTCACCGAGGTCCTGGCGGGCTTCGCGATCGCGGGCATCATCTGGTACGGCGGGGCGAGCGTCATCGCGGACCCGGCGCGCAAGGGCAGCTTCTTCGCGTTCCTCGCGGCGGTCGTGTTCCTCTACGACCCGTTCAAGAAGCTGGTGCGGACGAACTACACGATCCAGCAGGGGCTCGCCGGCGCCGAGCGCGTCTTCGCGCTGCTCGACACGCGTCCGGCAGTGGCCGACCGTCCGGGCGCGCGCGAGCTCACGACCGTGGGCGAGGGCGTGCGGCTCGAGGACGTGGGGTTCGCCTACGAGCCCGGACGTCCGGTGCTCGAGCACGTCGACCTCGAGATCCCGCGCGGCCACGTGGTGGCGCTGGTCGGCATGAGCGGCGGCGGCAAGAGCACGATCGCCGATCTGATCCCGCGCCTCTACGACGTCACCAGCGGCCGCATCACGATCGACGGGATCGACGTGCGCGACCTCACCTTGACGAGCCTGCGCCGGCACATCGCGGTGGTCACGCAGTTCACGTTCCTGTTCAACGACACGGTGCGGGCGAACATCGCCTACGGCGACACCAGCGCCGACGCCGCGCGGGTGGAGGCGGCCGCCCGCGCCGCGAACGCGCACGACTTCATCGCGGCGCTGCCGAAGGGCTACGACACCGCCATCGGCGACCTCGGCGTGCGGCTCTCGGGCGGCCAGCGCCAGCGCCTCGCCATCGCGCGCGCGCTCCTCGCCAACGCGCCGATCCTGATCCTCGACGAGGCGACGTCGGCCCTCGACACGGAGTCGGAAGGCCTCGTCCAGGAGGCGCTGGAGCGTCTCATGGCGAACCGCACGAGCGTCGTCGTCGCGCACCGGCTCTCGACGGTGCGGCGCGCGAACCGCATCGTCGTCGTCGCCAACGGCGGGATCGTCGAGTCGGGCACGCACGACGAGCTGCTGGCGACGGGCCGTGAGTACCGGCGGCTGTACGAGCTCCAGTTCGGCGAGACCGCGGAGTCGCCGGACGAGCCGGCGTCGCGACTCGGCGGCGGGCGGGGCTGACCATGGCGACGGCCCGCGACGGCGGGGGCACGGCCCGGCGGGCGGCCGCCCGCGAGAGCGCGCGCGCCGAGGGCTCGGCCTTTCGCCGCCGGTGGACGTGGCGCGATCGTCTGGTCGTCGCCGTCGGCGGGGCCCTCATCGCCGCCATCCTGCGCCTGCTCTACCGCACGCTGCGCCTCGAGGTGGCCGATCCGGCGGGCGTGCTCGCTGCGCGCGCGCGCGGAGAGCGCGTCGTCTGGGCGACGTGGCACGAGGGCATCATCCTGCTGCCGCTCATGGTCTGGAAGGTCGATCCGCGCCTGCGCCCGCGGGTCATGCTCTCCTGGCACCGCGACGGCGAGATTGCGGCGCAGGCAGTGCGCCGGTTCGGCGTCGAGGTGATCCGCGGCTCGTCGACGCGCGGCTGGCTCGGCGCGCTGCGCGGGCTGCTCGACGCCGACGCACGCGGCGAGGACCTCGTCGTCGTGCCCGACGGGCCGCGTGGGCCGCGGCGCGAGGCGAAGGACGGCGTCGTGCAGCTCGCGCGCGCCACCGGCCTGCCGGTGGTGGCGATCGGCATCGCGGCCAGCGACGGACATCGCTTCGGCACCTGGGATCGGCTGCTCCTGCCGCGGCCGTTCGCGCGCGCCGCGCTCGTCCTCGGCTCGCCGGTGGCGGTGCCGCGACGGGACGTGGGCGACGCGCTCGGGCGCGTGCAGGCGGCGCTCGCGGCGGCGACCGCGGCGGCGGCGGAGATCGTCGGCAAGGCGGTCTGAGTGAGCCTCGTCGAAGCGGCGTATCGCGGCGTCATGGGCGGGGCGGCGCTGGCCGCCGGTGTGGCGGCGGCGGTCCCGGGGCTGCCGGTCGGATGGCGGGCAGCAGGCGACCGGCTCGGCCGCCTCGACGCCGGCGAGCGCGCCGCCGCGTCCAGCATGCCGGCGCTCTGGATGCACGCCGCGTCGGTGGGAGAGCTGACCGCCGTACGCCCGCTCCTCGGCGCGCTGCGCGAGCGCTTCCCCGGACGCCTGGCGGTGGTGACGACGCTGACCCGCACCGGGCTCGCGCTGGCGCGCACGCTCCCGGAGGCACACCTCGCCTTCCTCTTTCCCCTCGACGCGCCGGGGCCCGTCGCGCGCGTGCTCGACACCCTGCGCGTCGAGGCCTTCCTCTTCACCGAGACCGAGATCTGGCCGACGACCCTGGCCGCCCTGGCCGCGCGCCGCATCCCCGCGCTCATGGTGAGCGGCCGGGTGAGCGCGCGCACGGCGGCGCGGGCGCGTTTCCTGCGGCCGCTGTTCGCGCCGGCGCTCGAGACCGTCACCTGCTGCATGCAGACGCCGGAGGACGCCGCCCGCGTGGTCACGCTCGGCGCCGACCCGCGCCGCGTGCAGGTGGCGGGCAGCCTCAAGTTCGAGGTCGCCGGCACGCCGCCGCCGCCGGCCGTCGAGGCGCTGCGCGCGCGGCTTCTCGATCGGCCCGTCCTCGTCGCGGGCAGCACGCACGAGGGCGAGGAGGAGGTCCTGCTCGACGTCGCCCAGCGGCTCGCGCTCGGCCATCCGGGGCTCGTCCTGGTGCTGGCCCCGCGGCATCCGGAGCGGCTCGAGCGCGTCGCGGCGCAGGTGCGGGCGCGCGGGCTGGCGCTGCTGCGCTGGAGCCGGCTGGAGTCGGACGCGCTGCCCGAGGCGGCGGCCGGCGTCGTGCTGCTCGACGAGATGGGCGTGCTGGCGCACGCCTACGCGCTCGGCCGGGTGGCCTTCGTGGGCGGGAGCCTCGTCCCGGTGGGCGGCCACAACGTGCTCGAGCCGGCCCGGGCGAGCCGTCCGGTCGTCGTCGGGCCGCACACGGCGAACGCCGCGGACGCCGTCGACCGCCTCGTCGCGGCGGGGGGGGCGATGCGCGCAGCGTCGGCCGACGGCCTCGCGCTCGCGCTCGATCATCTCCTCGGCGATCCCGCCCGCGCGCGCGAGATGGGTCGGCGCGCGTGGGGCGCGGCGCAGACGGGGCAGGGCGCGCTCGAGCGGCACCTCAAGATCATCGCCGCCCGCCTCGAGTCGGCGACCTTCGCCCGCGCCGCCTCGGGATGAGCGCCGACGGCGGCCTGCACGACGCCGTCACGGCGGCCTGGACGTCGCCGGCGGTGGCGGCGCGGGTGGCGCGCGCGCTGCTGCTGCCGGCGGCCGGTGCCTACGCGGCGGTGATCGCCGCCCGCAACGCGGCGTACGATCGTGGCTGGCTGCCGGCGACGCGCGTGCCGGCGCACGTGGTGAGCGTCGGCAACCTGACCGTCGGCGGCAGCGGCAAGACGCCGCTGACGCTGTGGATCGCCGAGCAGCTGCAGGCGCGCGGCCACCGCGTGGCGATCGTCGCGCGCGGCTATCGCAAGCGGCTGCGCGGCGTCGTCGTGGTGTCGGCGGGCCACGGGCCTCTCGTCTCGGCGGCGGACGGCGGCGACGAGGCCGTCATGCTCGCGCATCGCTTCGCGGGGCCCGTGGTCACGGCGGAGCGGCGCGCCGAGGGCGCCGCGCATGCCTGCACCGCGCTCGGCTGCGACACCATCGTGCTCGACGACGGCTTCCAGCACCGCGCGCTGCGGCGCGACGTCGACGTCGCGGTCGTGGCCGACGACCCGGCGGCGGCGCACCTCCTGCCCGCGGGCAGCCGGCGCGAGCCGTGGTCGGCGTTGCAGCGCGCGCAGCTCGTCGTCGCCATGGACGGGGCAGCGGTGCCGGTGCCGGGTCACCCCGTGGTACGCGCCGCCACCCAGCCGCTCGCCCTCGTGACCGCGCACGCCGACGGCTGGGAGGCCTCGCCCCTGGCGGCGCTCGCCGGCGCCGAGGTGGTCGCGGTCGCGGGCGTGGCCCGCCCCGGCCGCTTCGTCGCGACGCTCGAGGCCCTCGGCGCGCGCGTCGTCGCCACCCTGGCGTTCCCGGATCACCACGCCTACGGCCCCGCGGATCTGGCCGCGATCGGCGCCGTCGCCGCGCGCGGGCGCCTGGTGACGACGGAAAAGGATCTGGTGAAGCTGGGCGGCGCGGGGCTTCCCGGGCTGTGCGCGCTGCGCATCGGTGTCGCGGTCGCGGACCCCGCGGCGCTCCTCGCGCGCCTGGCGCCGTCGGCGTCGGGCTCGGTGGCATTCCCGCCGGTTTGACGATAGACGGCAGCCCATGGCGATCCATCAGGAGCTGCTCGAGATCCTCGCCTGCCCGCAGTGCAAGGGCGAGGTCGTCCTGACGGAGGCGCAGGATGGGCTCGTGTGCGAGGCCTGCAAGCTGCGCTATCCGATCAAGGACGACATCCCGATCATGCTGATCGATGAGGCCGAGCGCCTCGCCTGAGCCGACGCCGGCCGGCCCGAAGCTCCTGGTCGTCCAGACCAGCTTCCTCGGGGACGTGGTGCTCACGACCCCGCTCCTCACGGCCCTGCGGCAGCGGCTCCGCCCGCGCGAGCTGGTGGTGCTGGTGCGGCGGGACGCGGCGGCACTGCTCGCCGGCCATCCCGACGTCGATCGCGTGCTGGTGGACGACAAGCACGGCGCCGAGCGCGGGACAGGCGGGCTCTGGCGCGTGGCGCGGCGCCTGCGTGCGGAAGGGTTCGACCTGGTGGTCTCGCCGCACCGCTCCCTGCGCACGGCGCTCGTGCTCGCGGCCGCCGGCATTCCGCGGCGGGTCGGGTTCGACGTCGCGCGGGGCGCGTGGCTCTACCACGTGCGCGTGCCGCGCGACCGGCGACAGCACGACGTGCGCCGCAACCTCGCGCTGCTCGCCGCGTTCGGTGACGTGCCCGAGCCGCCGCCGCTGCACCTGCCGGTCGACGCCGGGGCGGCGCGGCGCATCGCCGAGCTGCTGCCGCCGGGCGCGGGGCCGCTCGTGGGCCTGGCGCCGGGCTCGGTGTGGCCGACGAAGCGCTGGACCGTCGACGGCTTCGCCGCGCTCGCGCGCGCGCTCGTCGCCGGGGGCGCGCAGGTCGTGCTCGTCGGCGGGCCGGACGACGTGGGGCGCTGCGCGGCCGTCGCGACGGCGGCGGGGGCGGGTGTCGTCTCGCTCGCGGGACGCACGGATCTTCCGGGGCTGGTCGCGCTGGTCGATCGGCTCGCGCTCCTGGTCGCCAACGACAGCGCGCCGATGCACGTGGCGTGCGCGCGCGACGTGCCGGTCGTCGCCGTGTTCTGCGCGACCACGCCGGCCCTCGGCTACGGGCCGTGGGGGCGTCGCACGGCGGTGGTCGAGGCCGATCTCGCATGTCGGCCGTGCGCGCGGCACGGCGGCCGACGCTGCCCGCGCGGCACCGAGGACTGCATGCGCCTCGTGTCGGCGGCGGCGGTGTTGGCGACGGCGCGCGCGCTGCTCGGCGGGCGCATGGCGGGCTCGGCGGCATGAGCGGGACGCCGCCGCCGGTGTGCGCGGTCGTCCTGGCGCAGGGTGATCACGCGCGGCTCGCGCGCGCCCTGGCGGCCGTCGCCTGGGCGGCGGAGCGGGTGGTGCTCGACCCGGCCGAGCGCATGGCCGACGCGGATCTGCCGGCGGGCGTCGGGCGCTGCGTCGATCCGGCCGCGATCGCGTCGGTGGCGCGCAGCGCGTGGGTGCTCCTGCTGTGCGAGAACGAGGTGCCGTCGCCGGCGTTCGTCGCCGCGGTCGTGGCGGCGGTGGACGACGTGCCCGTCGCCTGGGCCGTGCGCCGCGACCTGCACGGGCTCGGCGTGCAGCTCGCCATGCGCGGCGCACCGGTGCGGCTCGCCCCGCGGCAGGGCGTGCGCGTGTCGCTGCGCATCGGGCTCCAGCTCGTGCTCGAGCTGCCGGCGCCCCTGCTCGTGCAGCGCATCGGCGCGCCGCTGGTCGTCGACTACGTGCCGACGCTCGACGAGGCCGTGCGCACGCTCGACGCCGAGTCGACCACCTTCGCGGCGCTGCTGGAGCGCATCGGGCGCCGGCCGCGGCTGCGCGGGCTGCTGGTGAACCCGTGGGTCGCCGCGGGTTGCGTGCTCGCGGGCCGGGCGGCGACGCGCGTCGGTCTCGGACGGTGGATCCTGGCGGTGCTGCTCGGCTACCGTGTCGTGGTGGCGCACGCGAAGCTGTGGGAGCGGGGACGCGACCGCGTCCTCGCGGCGGAGGCGGCGTGACCTTGCCGCCCGCGTACACGCTGCTGCGCGCCGGCACGGTGCAGGCGGCCGTGCGCTGCGATCTCGCGGATACCCTGGCGGCCTGGCTGCTCGCGCCCGAGCTGTGCGCGCCGGGCGACGCCGAGCCGATCGCCGGCGGCCGCGGCGCCGCCTGGCGGCTGTGCCTGCCGGGCGGCGCGCGCGCGGTGCTGCGCCGCTACCGGCGCGGCGGCTTCTTCGCGCGCTGGGTGACCGAGACGTACGTCGACCGGCCGCTGCGGCCCCTGCGCGAGCTGGCGGTGACGGTCGAGGCGCGCGCGCGCGGCGCGGCGGTGCCCGAGGTGCTGGCCGCGCGCGTGGAGGGCCGCGTCCTCTATCGCGGCGCGATCCTCACCGCCGAGATCCCCGGGGCGACGCCGGTGCTCGACGCCCTGGCCGCGACGCCCGATGCGGAGGCGCGCCGCGCGTTGGCGCGCCGGGCCGGGGAGGCGGTGGCCTCGCTGCACGTCGCGGGGGTCGTGCACGCCGACCTCAACTGCGGCAACATCCTGCTCGCGCCCGGTGCGACCGCCGGCGCGACGGTGATCGACCTCGACCGCGCTTCGCTGCGGCGGGGGCCTCTCGGTCGGTGGCGCCGCCGGCGCGCGCTGCGCCGGCTGCACCGCTCGCTCGCGAAGCTCGACCCGGGCGGCGCGCGGGCCGGCTCCGACGCGGTCGCGGCGTTCCGCGACGGGTATGCGGCGCGGGCGGGGGGACCGTGCGCCTGCTGATCGTGCTGCCCGGCGCCATCGGCGACGTCGTGCGCGCGCTGCCGCTGCTCGGCCGCCTGCGCCGAGCCTGGCCGCAGGCGCATCTCGGGTGGGCGGTCGAGCCGCCGTCGGCGCCGCTGCTCGAGGGGCATCCATGGCTCGACGAGGTGCTGGTCTTCCAGCGCCGCGGCGGGGTGCGCGCGTTCGGCCCGTTCCTGGCGCGCGTGCGCGGCGGGCGCTGGGACGTGGCGCTCGACCTCGGGCGGGGCATCAAGAGCGCGCTCGTGGCGTGGGCGTCGGGGGCGAGCGACCGGCTCGGGTTCGCGCGCGCCGACGGGCGCGAGCTGGGCTGGCTCTTCGCCACGCGCCACCTGGCTCCGCAGGGCGTCGCGGTCGCGAAGCTGGAGCAGTTCCTCGGCTTCGCCGACCTGCTGGGGGCGCCGGCGGCGCCGGTCGAGTTCGGGCTGGCGGCGCGCGACGCCGAGGCGCGCGACGCGGCGGCGCTGCTGGCGTCGTTGCCGCGGCCGCTGGTCGCGGCCTGTGGGCTCGTCGTGTCCGTCGCGCGCGTGGTTCCCGGAGCGCACGGCGGCGGTGCTCGGGGCGCTCGCGCGGCGGCACGGCGGCAGCGCCGTCCTGCTCGGCACCCCGGCGGACGCGGGCTTCGCGACGGCGGTGGAGCGGGCCGCGACGAGCCCGGTGCGCGACCTCGTCGGCCGCACGTCGCTGCGCCAGCTGCTGGCGCTGCTGCCGCACACGGCGCTGGCCTTCGGGCCCGACTCGGGGGCGCTGCATCTCGCGGCGGCGGTCGGGGTGCCGGTGGTCTCCCTATGGGGCGCGACGAGCGCGTGGCGCTCCGCACCCTTCGGCTCGGAGGCCCGCGTCGTGGAGGGCGCGTCGCCGTGCCGGCCCTGCTTTCTTTCGACCTGTCCGATCGGTCGCGTCTGCATGCAGGCCATCGACGCCGCCGCGGTGCTCGCGCACGCGGACCCGGCGCTGGACGGGGCCGCCGCGGCCGGAGGGCCGGCGTGAGCACGACGGCGACGACGTGGGCGCCGTGGCGCCGCGAGGGCTGGGCGGGAACGTGGCGCCCCGACGCGGGCGTCGACCTCGCCGCCGTGCTCGCGCTGGTCGCGAGCGGCGTCGGGCGCACCTCGCGCACGCGCGCAGCGTCGCCTGCGACCCCCGCCGGCACGGTGTGGGTGAAGTGACGCCCGCACCCGGCGCGCGGCGGCGCGGCGCGCCTTCGCTGCACCGGGCGCTCGCCGCGGCCGGATTCGCGGCGCCGGAGCCGCTGCTGCTCGGGACCCGCGCGCGGGCCGGGCTGCTCGTGACCGCCGACGTCGGCGGCGAGGAGCTGCTCGCGGCGGTGGTACGCCCGGGCGCCCGCGGCGCGAAGCGCGCGCTGCTCGCGCACCTGGGCCGCGAAGTGGCGCGCCTGCACCGCGCCGGCTTCGTACACGGCGATCTCGTGCCGCCGAACCTGCGCGTGCGCGGCGGCCAGCTCGTCTTCCTCGACAACGACCGCACGCGGCGGCTGCCGTTCGCCTTCGGCGCGCGGCGCAACCTCGTGCAGCTCGGACGCTTCGTGGTGCCGGGGCTGAGTCTC
The sequence above is a segment of the bacterium genome. Coding sequences within it:
- the lpxI gene encoding UDP-2,3-diacylglucosamine diphosphatase LpxI (LpxI, functionally equivalent to LpxH, replaces it in LPS biosynthesis in a minority of bacteria.), translating into MSERIGLIAGSGRFPVLFAETARRNGVKVVAVAHGGETDERLAAVVDSITWVVPGQLEALIAALKAGGVRRTVMVGGIAKPKLFREFQPDARALAAIMRVGKLRDDLLLRALAEELESEGIAVVESTLFLQEIVPQPGVLSRRVPTEEEWQDIRFGFRAAKLIGQFDIGQSVVVRGGAVVAVEGIEGTDATIRRAGHLVNGDIVVVKACKPTQDLRFDLPAIGPETIRTIVEMRGRVLAVEAGRTVVLDRAEMLALADAAELAVVAVDPAKEAP
- a CDS encoding Gfo/Idh/MocA family oxidoreductase yields the protein MSARLRAAVVGVGYLGRFHAQKYRANPQAELVAVVDADPERAAVVAGELGVGALADHWQLAGRVDCASVSVPTPLHHDVARDLMEMGIDVLVEKPLTTTVEAGKALVELAVRGGRVLQVGHLERFNPAIQAIVGRVTQPRFLECQRLAPFSERGTDVDVVLDLMIHDLDLILSMVQSPVRAVDAIGVPVLTPSVDIANARIRFANGCIANVTASRVSLKRERKLRLFQEDAYLSVDFDERRVRMCRREPMPDGQFSLSFEDLEVAEGDALRLEIDAFLRAVRARETPPVSGWDGLRALEVAEVIRESVEMEVRAAQAAAPG
- the lpxB gene encoding lipid-A-disaccharide synthase encodes the protein MTVPADATTAVPAAAPRRVMLVAGEASGDVHGADFLRALRRRLPDVEVFGVGGEELRAGGMQTFADAAEVATVGVIEGARSLGTLLRLYRQLVRRLREEPPDLCVLIDFPEFNLRLAARAKAAGVPVLYYIGPQVWAWRRGRVRKIARRVDRLAVVFPFEPDLYAGRGVGVEFVGHPLLDRVAVTRGRDATLAAHGLDPRRHTVLLLPGSRAKEIEYILPPMLGAVRSLAAAMPDLQFALALAHTVSRAHLEATVAASHLPVPVPVIPGDAHNLIAAADVALVASGTATLECALLERPMVIVYRLSPLTYGLARMLVRGVSHVGMPNIVAGREVVPELLQGRATGAAIAAAARAILDDPARRERMIADLREVRRRLGRGGAADRAAAIACEMLGVGAA
- a CDS encoding ABC transporter ATP-binding protein, which codes for MTSYRRLLAYLRPYIWPQGVVAVLFMLAFSATEGAAPFLVRFTFDKVFTEQNPDNLKIAVALALLLGVVRGVVGFVASYLNDWIGQRIVTDLRNQVTTHLQTLDLAFFNGQRAGQIVSRVTADVTLVRSSVTDAVRSLFQDSTTLIVLIGTAIYLDWFLALLAILLFPIAAVPIITFSRQLRQNARRQQEATARLNAMLHENIQGNRVVKLFDQAAYEAARFHAQDEKIFQLYMRSSRLRSLPVTEVLAGFAIAGIIWYGGASVIADPARKGSFFAFLAAVVFLYDPFKKLVRTNYTIQQGLAGAERVFALLDTRPAVADRPGARELTTVGEGVRLEDVGFAYEPGRPVLEHVDLEIPRGHVVALVGMSGGGKSTIADLIPRLYDVTSGRITIDGIDVRDLTLTSLRRHIAVVTQFTFLFNDTVRANIAYGDTSADAARVEAAARAANAHDFIAALPKGYDTAIGDLGVRLSGGQRQRLAIARALLANAPILILDEATSALDTESEGLVQEALERLMANRTSVVVAHRLSTVRRANRIVVVANGGIVESGTHDELLATGREYRRLYELQFGETAESPDEPASRLGGGRG
- a CDS encoding DUF374 domain-containing protein → MATARDGGGTARRAAARESARAEGSAFRRRWTWRDRLVVAVGGALIAAILRLLYRTLRLEVADPAGVLAARARGERVVWATWHEGIILLPLMVWKVDPRLRPRVMLSWHRDGEIAAQAVRRFGVEVIRGSSTRGWLGALRGLLDADARGEDLVVVPDGPRGPRREAKDGVVQLARATGLPVVAIGIAASDGHRFGTWDRLLLPRPFARAALVLGSPVAVPRRDVGDALGRVQAALAAATAAAAEIVGKAV
- a CDS encoding 3-deoxy-D-manno-octulosonic acid transferase, with product MSLVEAAYRGVMGGAALAAGVAAAVPGLPVGWRAAGDRLGRLDAGERAAASSMPALWMHAASVGELTAVRPLLGALRERFPGRLAVVTTLTRTGLALARTLPEAHLAFLFPLDAPGPVARVLDTLRVEAFLFTETEIWPTTLAALAARRIPALMVSGRVSARTAARARFLRPLFAPALETVTCCMQTPEDAARVVTLGADPRRVQVAGSLKFEVAGTPPPPAVEALRARLLDRPVLVAGSTHEGEEEVLLDVAQRLALGHPGLVLVLAPRHPERLERVAAQVRARGLALLRWSRLESDALPEAAAGVVLLDEMGVLAHAYALGRVAFVGGSLVPVGGHNVLEPARASRPVVVGPHTANAADAVDRLVAAGGAMRAASADGLALALDHLLGDPARAREMGRRAWGAAQTGQGALERHLKIIAARLESATFARAASG
- the lpxK gene encoding tetraacyldisaccharide 4'-kinase gives rise to the protein MSADGGLHDAVTAAWTSPAVAARVARALLLPAAGAYAAVIAARNAAYDRGWLPATRVPAHVVSVGNLTVGGSGKTPLTLWIAEQLQARGHRVAIVARGYRKRLRGVVVVSAGHGPLVSAADGGDEAVMLAHRFAGPVVTAERRAEGAAHACTALGCDTIVLDDGFQHRALRRDVDVAVVADDPAAAHLLPAGSRREPWSALQRAQLVVAMDGAAVPVPGHPVVRAATQPLALVTAHADGWEASPLAALAGAEVVAVAGVARPGRFVATLEALGARVVATLAFPDHHAYGPADLAAIGAVAARGRLVTTEKDLVKLGGAGLPGLCALRIGVAVADPAALLARLAPSASGSVAFPPV
- a CDS encoding Trm112 family protein, giving the protein MAIHQELLEILACPQCKGEVVLTEAQDGLVCEACKLRYPIKDDIPIMLIDEAERLA